One window of bacterium genomic DNA carries:
- a CDS encoding elongation factor Tu: VTGVCTLPAGVEMVMPGDRVTMEVELITPIAMDKELRFAIREGGHTVGAGVVAEVIE; this comes from the coding sequence CGTGACGGGCGTGTGCACGTTGCCCGCGGGAGTGGAGATGGTGATGCCCGGGGACCGAGTGACGATGGAAGTGGAGCTGATCACGCCGATCGCGATGGACAAGGAGCTGAGGTTCGCGATCCGGGAAGGCGGGCATACCGTCGGGGCCGGCGTCGTGGCGGAGGTCATTGAATGA
- the rpmG gene encoding 50S ribosomal protein L33 has translation MRTIIQMECGECKRRNYSTTKNRTKTQGKLEMKKFCRFCRKHTPHKETK, from the coding sequence ATGCGCACAATTATCCAAATGGAATGCGGCGAATGCAAGCGCCGGAATTACTCGACGACCAAGAACCGCACGAAGACCCAGGGCAAGCTGGAGATGAAGAAGTTCTGCCGGTTCTGCCGGAAGCACACGCCGCACAAGGAGACCAAGTAG
- the secE gene encoding preprotein translocase subunit SecE → MMQTQKWVNLGLLVAAVLGFLFLNQLLGSLWGLARLPVNEDWPLEPAQILAFAAVAGLALWGRRYQRANVFFNEVVLELSKVTWPVRKETVSSAGVVIVLIGIATAILFVIDQIWRMAMKGLLAF, encoded by the coding sequence ATGATGCAGACGCAGAAATGGGTCAATCTGGGCTTGTTGGTGGCCGCTGTGCTGGGTTTCTTGTTCCTGAACCAGCTTTTGGGGTCGCTTTGGGGATTGGCGAGACTGCCGGTCAATGAGGATTGGCCGCTGGAGCCGGCGCAGATTTTGGCATTTGCAGCCGTCGCCGGTCTGGCCTTGTGGGGGCGCCGCTACCAAAGGGCGAATGTTTTCTTCAATGAAGTGGTTTTGGAATTGTCCAAAGTCACCTGGCCGGTGCGGAAAGAGACTGTCTCTTCGGCGGGCGTCGTGATTGTCCTCATCGGCATCGCGACGGCGATCCTGTTTGTCATCGACCAGATTTGGCGGATGGCGATGAAGGGGCTACTGGCGTTCTAG